CAATCTCATCTAAGGTACACCCATGCCTTGTgttctgttctgcctgggacaGGTTCCCGGCCCCAGTGACCATGATCTGGATATGTAGTTAGAAGGTGGATGCATTGATGGATGGGTTAAATTTGTACTCACTGAAAACTCTAGGATTAATCTGTCGAATTTGTCATTCAGAATAGTAAAAATAGTAATCTTTGTAATTAGTTGCTTTGGTACACTGAAGTGGGAGATCTGAATGAAACTGATCAAATGTGTCCAATTTCAGGAATTTCTGTGAATTACAATGTCAGGCAAGAAGTCAGGAAAAGCCCGGAGAATGGGCTCCACCCGCAAAGATTTGCGTGGTCTGGGCAGCCAGATGAGGGACAAAGAGGCAGACGTCTTTGCCACCCTGTCGGAGGAATCAAGGACCATGGAACATGAATCAGCAACCACAGGGGGAGAACCAAAGCCTATAGAGGAGGGATCAAGACCCATGGGAGAAGAATCATGGACCACAGGGGGAGAATCAAAGTGTACGGAGGACTCAATGGCTGTCGGGGTTGCATCTTGGTCCATGGAGAGAAACTCTGGGACCACAGAGGAGAAACGAGAGGTGGACTATAAACCAGAAGAAAGTTCCCTGTCAGAGAAAACAGCATCTTTGTTGGCACTCGCCCCATCACATGACCCTTACTCTGCTGACTCACCTCACCTGGAATCTCACAagatggagaaaaaaaagagaatgGGGTCCACTCGCAGAAAGCTTCCCACAGATTTGGAAGAACAGAGAAGGGAAGGGTGGGATGGTGCAGAGCAAGAGGAATGGCAAGGGGCTGCTAAGCATGCAGTGGACAAGCAAGCTGGAAGCAAGACAGCCCAACCATTAGGAGAGTTACACACAGAGCCACAAAAGGCTAGTGAGTGTCTGGAAGGAAGGGAAGAATCTACTATCACAGGAACACAGCATGCGATCCACATTTTAGAGGTGTCCACAATTGAGAACAAATCAGCTGATTCTCAGTTGTTCCCTCAAAGTATGTACAGTGAAGAAGCTCAAAAGAATAAACAATTACACTTAACCAATGAGAGCAATTTCATTATGAATTTAGACCAATCAGAAGGGAGGCTAACCGATGAAGACACCAGTGATAGAGACCTGCTCCTCAGAGAACTTCAATCAACAGACAGTGGTCAATTGGGCCATGCTGATGTTGCTCTACAGCTGCCaaaatcagaaaaaaacactgaacctGAGGACAACAAACATGAAATGACTCATTTTGAGCATAAAAAGAGGAAGATGGGCTCTACACGTAAGGGGGGGCGTGGCTTACAAATAAAAAGTGACAGGGAACAAGAGATTGATATTTTACCTGAGGAGATGCTAAGAAGCTCTGGAGACCTTGTGGACGTATGTGTGCTACAGGGCAAAGAGTCACAAGAGAAAAGCAGACTTGATGTGATACAGTATGTTAGCAAGGAACACGTAACAAAGGAAGGTTTGCTGGACATGGAGGAGAACGAGGAGGCAGAGGCGTTAACGAGAACCGATAGGGATAAAGAACAGGAGAAACACAAAATCACAAAAGAAACAAATGAGAAACATACAATATCAGGGTTTCTGGGCACAGATATGGTTGAGAAAGGGGAGACACAGGAAGCAACAGTAACAGATATTGTTGAAGACATTTTGGTAGACAtggaagggagggagagagatagATCAAGAGGCACAGGCATAGCTGAGGAAAATATGAAACCAGAGGTAAGAGAAACAGCAATTAGAGCTCCAGGATTAGGGGGAACTGGCATGGTTGACAGGGAGACAGAGGAGACAACAGGAACTAGAATTCTTGAATTTAACGAGACTCACAGACTTAGAGAAACACACGTATTAGAAGACAATGTGGCACAAGAGAACCGAGGAACAGATGGAGGACAAAGAGATGAGGCAGAGAAAGAGAGTGTAGCAGATGTCGTTCTGGAGGTAAATGTGATGAAATATGAAGGTGCAAGCAATGAGAAAGAGAGtacaaaagaggaagaaggagatGGTGCAGAGGCTAAAAAAACAGGAAAGAACTGGaggcaaacacagctgatgcagATTGACTTGAATATGTTAGAGTCATTTTCTTCGGAAAAGTATGAGCAAGAAGTTacagaaagagagaagaattCACCATTAGAGAACCCTTCAGTGGAGAGTtctttatttcatgatgaatccAAAACCTTTATTCCAGAGGAACAAGTAAAGTTCACTCCATTTGAGGATCTGCTGGAACCCTGTGAGAATAGCCAATTCTATAAATCAAGCCATATGGAAGCACCATCTACAGAagatgaaaacaaacaaaatgttataGTGCCCCAAGAATGGGAAAACTTAGGCAAAAACATTAAGACAGAATCAACTCATGGGAATGCCAGAAAAAATAAGAtggagaacagaagtacaggggCAGGTGATGATCAAAGTGTATTAGAAGAAATAAGAGCAGAAAAGGTAGATGTGAAgctggagagagaggagaaagggCAAGAAGAAAGTTGGGCCATCACTGAGGAACTGAACACCATCTTGAGGGACACAGGGGTATTAAAGGAACTTGATATACAGGAAGGTGATAAAAGCGTGGCAGAGCAGAAGCAAACTCCCCTGGTTGTGGAGGAGGTCAAAGGAGAACCAGAGGTAGATATGGTAGGAGGAATCAAGGAGAATAAATGGAAGTTGGCAGAAAagggagacataaaaatgaAAGGGACAAATATTGCAATGGAAGAGAGTGTAGCGGTCTCTCAGGAATTCTCCAAAACAGAAACCACAGACCGCAAAAAGGATGATTCTAGCTACATTTATGATCCTTTCCATAATGTGTCAGTAGATCCAATAGTAACCGAGAGGACTGCTGCCAATACCCTGTCATTGGAGATGAATCAAAAATCTGATGAGAGCTTTCAGAAAGAATCCACTCATAtgcagaaaaggaaaaaaatgggcTCTTCTCGCAAGGGAGGCAGGGGCCTACATAAGGAGACAGAAACGAGTAAAGGATTCAGCAAGATAGATGGGTTAGAAATCAGTGTGCAACAAGAGGAAAGAGAAGAGGAAAAGGCAACATTGGTAAAGCAAAATGTTATAAATGTGGTAATGGAGATGACAAAAGAGGAAACAAAAATCAGTATGGCAGAGGTGACATCAAAAAGCAAAGAGAAAGTCAAGATCACGAACGATAACAGCGGAGCTGAAGACTTTGAAAGCCAACAGAGTGTAACTGAGGATCCTACAGCAACTGAACAATTTGCCACTAATGTTGTAAAGGGCTTCGAACAGCATGAGGACTACTCAGACAGAGCATCCAGCAGGAGTGAGAAAAGAAGAAAGATGGGTACCTCTCACAGGAGAGGCAGGGAAAGGCTTAAAGAGAAGGAGATACAGGAAATGGCAGAGACTGAAGAGGAAACAATGGCTACAGACAATAAGGAATCTGCTACTGATGAAGTGATGAAATCAGTGCAAAATGAAGAGAGAGAATGTGGGAATGAGAAAGTAGAAAGGAAGAGTGGCAGTGGAAGTGGGAGCGACAAATCACTTACTTCCGTGGGCGTCATCCCAAATTTGCAGCGGCCCGAGAACTCGGCCATAACCACACAACAGGAATGTTCAGAGTCGCAAGACACATTTCTGCCAGCAGCAAGGAGAAAAATGGGATCCAGACGTCAGGGACAGGATAACCTGAGGAAGCGGGATGTGGGTCTGGAATGGTCCGAGGGCTGCACTGCAGAGGCACATATAAATACTGCTGCCCTTCTGCAGAGGATACAGGAAATTTTCCATCAGCCTGATGTTGAGGAGAAGGGTTGCATCACATGGGGAAATGTGCAGGTACCAATCTAGTAGGCTAATATATAACAATTGGATTGACTTTTTGACCATCagtgtttttaaatgaattattgTAATGGAATGTTACTCATTAGGAAACGCATCAATTACATTAGAAAACTTACATTCATTACTGTATTCACCTAAATCAAGTAAATGAAAATTATGGTTATATATGTGTGAGCTACGCCAGTGGAAAGAAGGTAAAATGCATCTTTGGCATTCACGATATGCGTCACAGGGaaaaatctttattaatgaCACATTATATTATAGCAAGCACTTCTAGATTTATGACTAGCTGCTGTCTTTCAGGGCCTGAGCCATGAGCTTGGTCTCAGCATTGAGGAACTTCACCAGGTGTTCCAGCAGCTGGATGGGGATCAGGACGGCCGGGTGACTCACCAGGACCTTACTGAAAGCCTTGGTGAGTCTTCACCATTTTATTAATCAATGTGGTGGACATATGCCCAGCAAGTCACTAGTGATTAGCACAGTAGTAAACGGTACAATTTGCTCAATTGCTGGAAAAACAATGAACACCATTATATGTGCCAAGTATAATACCCAGCACCTAAAAGCCGATTCTTTCACCCTTTTGTGCACAAAACAGAATCCTGCAAGCAAGAACAGTATTTCCAATTCAAGAGGGAATATTCTGGAACCCACAGCTTGGGGTAAGAGGGtgttgtggtgggggtgggctaGACATGTGTAAGTTGCTAGCTGTACATTTTGTAAAATTGTCATTGGCCTTGTTTAAAAAGTCCTATACATAATATTATAGTGTTAACATATTTCTATAGCTTTCAACAAATCATAGTTTTATTATATGAATACAAAAAACATCCcatttatgcatttttaaatcccccGAAGTGACTGAATTTAACACTCAGATACGTTACACCTGattcattgtttttatttacatttacattctaCTAATTcatctgatgcttttatccaaagtgacttacagtaaagAGAAGGATTACAATTCACGTGTGCCCCTTGCAGTCCTTTTCATGAAGCAGGGAAATGAAACGAGGTTGCATTTTAACTTTTGCATGTTTCTATTACATGCTTATTAATGGtctattttcagttttgctcatTTACAGCACAATTTAAATTTGTGTCTAGTTCCTAATTATGATATTTTCACAAATAAGTAAGAGAAAATATTGGTTGTGTTCATACCTGCATTGATTAATGTAAGCTCATGGGGGCtgcacttacacaaaaatgttctgagggcagaaggaaaaatgattggttcagagagataaccaatcagacagtAAATGAAGTGGGTTCAAGCAACTAGAGAAGGtggaaccaaccaatcagatgtctgaaTAGGCTGGAATTCAAATGAGAACCAGACCTTGATGTgtgtacatacacatacacatacaaacacacacacaccatgaccAGCTTCTCATTGGAATTTCAGTAAAGGTTTTACCCATGTTTTGTGTCCTTTGCTGCTTGGAATAAGTTGGATAAGGggtgggaagatggatggatatttctaTTTCCTGATGGGGTCAAAACTTATGCTGGTCTTTCTCTCTGCAGTACCTCAGGTGTCCACGGCAAAGCAGATTTTGGGGTCAAACCATCCATAAATGAGAACCTCCTGACTGGGTCAGGTCTCGCTCAGGCCGACCCCCACTTGAGAGAGGGGCAGGCACTCTGGGAGAAGAAGGGAACCCAGGCCAGGAGTGAGGATACAGGGTCGATAAGTAAGACACAGGAGAGTGAGGAGGCAGgggaaaaagaggaagaaaaggatgaggcagggagtaaggagcaggagagggaagAGGCAGGGGAAAAAGATGTGGAAACCGATGAGGCAGGGAgtaaggagcaggagagggaagAGGCAGAGGAAAAAGATGTGGAAACCGATGAGGCAGGGAgtaaggagcaggagagggaagAGGCAGAGGAAAAAGATGTGGAAACCGATGAGGCAGGGAgtaaggagcaggagagggaagAGGCAGAGGAAAAAGATGTGGAAACCGATGAGGCAGGGAgtaaggagcaggagagggaagaggcagaggaaaaagaggaagaaaaggatgaggcagggagtaaggagcaggagagggaagAGGCAGAGGAAAAAGATGTGGAAACCGATGAGGCAGGGAgtaaggagcaggagagggaagAGGCAGAGGAAAAAGATGTGGAAACCGATGAGGCAGGGAgtaaggagcaggagagggaagaggcagaggaaaaagaggaagaaaaggatgaggcagggagtaaggagcaggagagggaagAGGCAGAGGAAAAAGATGTGGAAACCGATGAGGCAGGGAgtaaggagcaggagagggaagaggcagaggaaaaagaggaagaaaaggatgaggcagggagtaaggagcaggagagggaagaggcagaggaaaaagatgtggaaaaggatgaggcagggagtaaggagcaggagagggaagAGGCAGAGGAAAAAGATGTGGAAACCGATGAGGCAGGGAgtaaggagcaggagagggaagAGGCAGAGGAAAAAGATGTGGAAACCGATGAGGCAGGGAgtaaggagcaggagagggaagaggcagaggaaaaagaggaagaaaaggatgaggcagggagtaaggagcaggagagggaagAGGCAGAGGAAAAAGATGTGGAAACCGATGAGGCAGGGAgtaaggagcaggagagggaagAGGCAGAGGAAAAAGATGTGGAAACCGATGAGGCAGGGAgtaaggagcaggagagggaagaggcagaggaaaaagaggaagaaaaggatgaggcagggagtaaggagcaggagagggaagAGGCAGAGGAAAAAGATGTGGAAACCGATGAGGCAGGGAgtaaggagcaggagagggaagaggcagaggaaaaagaggaagaaaaggatgaggcagggagtaaggagcaggagagggaagaggcagaggaaaaagatgtggaaaaggatgaggcagggagtaaggagcaggagagggaagaggcagaggaaaaagatgtggaaaaggatgaggcagggagtaaggagcaggagagggaagAGGCAGGGGAAAAAGATGTGGAAACCGATGAGGCAGGGAgtaaggagcaggagagggaagAGGCAGAGAAAAAAGATGTGGAAACCGATGAGGCAGGGAgtaaggagcaggagagggaagaggcagaggaaaaagaggaagaaaaggATGAGGCAGGGAGTAAGAAGCAGGAGAGGGAAGAGGCAGAGGGAAAAGAGGAAGAAAAGGATGAGGCAGGGAgtaaggagcaggagagggaagaggcagaggaaaaagaggaagaaaaggatgaggcagggagtaaggagcaggagagggaagAGGCAGGGGAAAAAGATGTGGAAACTGATGAGGCAGGGAgtaaggagcaggagagggaagAGGCAGGGGAAAAAGATGTGGAAACCGATGAGGCAGGGAgtaaggagcaggagagggaagaggcagaggaaaaagaggaagaaaaggATGAGGCAGGGAGTAAGAAGCAGGAGAGGGAAGAGGCAGAATcatggaataaaaaaaatgaaagtcaGAATACAGAATCCAAAAGTGAAGATTACAAGGCTGAGAAGGAAGAATTACTGAGTACTGGTCATGAACCTGAGGACACccatttaatgaatgaggaaggaGAACTGTTGAATAAAGATCAGGAGAGAAACTACACACAGTTTCTAAATCAGGAGCAGCAGAATGAGGGGTCCAAGGAACTGGATGAGGTCAGTGATGAAGCAGAGGGACTGAGGCAGTGTCAGGGAAGTAAAGAGGCAGAGATAATGAATGAGGACCAAGATAGTGGGAAAGCAGGTCTACTGCATAAGGACAGAGATATAAAGAAGGCAGAGTTAGCGAATAAAAATGAGGACAATGACCATATAAAGGTACTGAATGAGAAAGAAGAAAATATTATGGTGGAGCTATTGATTAAAAACCAGGGATGCAAGCAGGAAGAGTTATTAAGTATGGAAGAGAAGGGAGTGGAGGCAGAGTTTCTGAGTGAGGAACTTAACAATAAGGAGCAAGGGAATCAAGATACATACTGTGAGGAGGTAGAACCACTTAATGAGCATAGGGAGAGTGTGGTAAAGGATTCCCCAAATCAAAACCAGGATATGCGGATGACTATAAACCTATCAGGAGAAATGACACATGAAAAAGAAATAGTTATGTCAGTCAAACAGTTAGTGGACAATGAATCAAGCATCCAGGAAGAGAGTAAACAAAACGGTATGGATGCAGAGTTATTAAGTAAAGACCAGCAACAAAGGACGGCAGAGCTACTGAGTATGTACCAGGAAAGTGGGGAGGCAAAGACGATGTGCAAAGACCAGGGCAAGGAGGAAAGAGAGATACTGAGCAGATACCACGGGGCTGTGCAGGCAGGTATCATGACAATGACCCAGAACAATAATGTGGAAGGTATGGTAAGTAAGGACGAGGAAAGTGGGGAGGCAGAGATACTAAATCAAAATCAGGAGTGTGTGGAGTTAAAGCTGCTGAATGAAGACAAGGACAATGACATAACAGAGATACTGAGTAAGGATCAGGTCAGAGAAGAGACAGACTTACTAGGCTGTGACATGGAGAGTCAGTTGCTGAGTAAGCAGCAGCAAGGTGAGAAGGCCAAGATACTGAATCAATGCCAGAAGGGTGAGGAGGCACAGTTATTGTACGACGATCAGTATAATAAGGAGACAATGGTGCTGGGTAAATACAATGAGACTGTGACAGCCCATATGAAAATAACAAAGGATGGTAATAAAGCAGAGATGCTAAGTAAAGACCAGACTGGTGAGGAGGCAGAGCTACTAAATCAGAATAAGCAAAATGTGGAGGCACATATACTGAATGAAGGCCAGAACGGTAATGACCTGGAGAACCTGGGTCAGGATAGAAAAAAGACAGATTTGCTGAACAAACACATAGAGAATGAGCTACAG
This genomic stretch from Brienomyrus brachyistius isolate T26 chromosome 6, BBRACH_0.4, whole genome shotgun sequence harbors:
- the LOC125744541 gene encoding uncharacterized protein LOC125744541 isoform X43, with protein sequence MSGKKSGKARRMGSTRKDLRGLGSQMRDKEADVFATLSEESRTMEHESATTGGEPKPIEEGSRPMGEESWTTGGESKCTEDSMAVGVASWSMERNSGTTEEKREVDYKPEESSLSEKTASLLALAPSHDPYSADSPHLESHKMEKKKRMGSTRRKLPTDLEEQRREGWDGAEQEEWQGAAKHAVDKQAGSKTAQPLGELHTEPQKASECLEGREESTITGTQHAIHILEVSTIENKSADSQLFPQSMYSEEAQKNKQLHLTNESNFIMNLDQSEGRLTDEDTSDRDLLLRELQSTDSGQLGHADVALQLPKSEKNTEPEDNKHEMTHFEHKKRKMGSTRKGGRGLQIKSDREQEIDILPEEMLRSSGDLVDVCVLQGKESQEKSRLDVIQYVSKEHVTKEGLLDMEENEEAEALTRTDRDKEQEKHKITKETNEKHTISGFLGTDMVEKGETQEATVTDIVEDILVDMEGRERDRSRGTGIAEENMKPEVRETAIRAPGLGGTGMVDRETEETTGTRILEFNETHRLRETHVLEDNVAQENRGTDGGQRDEAEKESVADVVLEVNVMKYEGASNEKESTKEEEGDGAEAKKTGKNWRQTQLMQIDLNMLESFSSEKYEQEVTEREKNSPLENPSVESSLFHDESKTFIPEEQVKFTPFEDLLEPCENSQFYKSSHMEAPSTEDENKQNVIVPQEWENLGKNIKTESTHGNARKNKMENRSTGAGDDQSVLEEIRAEKVDVKLEREEKGQEESWAITEELNTILRDTGVLKELDIQEGDKSVAEQKQTPLVVEEVKGEPEVDMVGGIKENKWKLAEKGDIKMKGTNIAMEESVAVSQEFSKTETTDRKKDDSSYIYDPFHNVSVDPIVTERTAANTLSLEMNQKSDESFQKESTHMQKRKKMGSSRKGGRGLHKETETSKGFSKIDGLEISVQQEEREEEKATLVKQNVINVVMEMTKEETKISMAEVTSKSKEKVKITNDNSGAEDFESQQSVTEDPTATEQFATNVVKGFEQHEDYSDRASSRSEKRRKMGTSHRRGRERLKEKEIQEMAETEEETMATDNKESATDEVMKSVQNEERECGNEKVERKSGSGSGSDKSLTSVGVIPNLQRPENSAITTQQECSESQDTFLPAARRKMGSRRQGQDNLRKRDVGLEWSEGCTAEAHINTAALLQRIQEIFHQPDVEEKGCITWGNVQGLSHELGLSIEELHQVFQQLDGDQDGRVTHQDLTESLESCKQEQYFQFKREYSGTHSLGTSGVHGKADFGVKPSINENLLTGSGLAQADPHLREGQALWEKKGTQARSEDTGSISKTQESEEAGEKEEEKDEAGSKEQEREEAGEKDEEKDEAGSKEQEREEAEEKDVETDEAGSKEQEREEAEEKEEEKDEAGSKEQEREEAEEKDEEKDEAGSKEQEREEAEEKDVETDEAGSKEQEREEAEEKDVETDEAGSKEQEREEAEEKEEEKDEAGSKEQEREEAEEKDEEKDEAGSKEQEREEAEEKDVEKDEAGSKEQEREEAEEKDEEKDEAGSKKQEREEAEGKEEEKDEAGSKEQEREEAEEKEEEKDEAGSKEQEREEAGEKDVETDEAGSKEQEREEAGEKDVETDEAGSKEQEREEAEEKEEEKDEAGSKKQEREEAESWNKKNESQNTESKSEDYKAEKEELLSTGHEPEDTHLMNEEGELLNKDQERNYTQFLNQEQQNEGSKELDEVSDEAEGLRQCQGSKEAEIMNEDQDSGKAGLLHKDRDIKKAELANKNEDNDHIKVLNEKEENIMVELLIKNQGCKQEELLSMEEKGVEAEFLSEELNNKEQGNQDTYCEEVEPLNEHRESVVKDSPNQNQDMRMTINLSGEMTHEKEIVMSVKQLVDNESSIQEESKQNGMDAELLSKDQQQRTAELLSMYQESGEAKTMCKDQGKEEREILSRYHGAVQAGIMTMTQNNNVEGMVSKDEESGEAEILNQNQECVELKLLNEDKDNDITEILSKDQVREETDLLGCDMESQLLSKQQQGEKAKILNQCQKGEEAQLLYDDQYNKETMVLGKYNETVTAHMKITKDGNKAEMLSKDQTGEEAELLNQNKQNVEAHILNEGQNGNDLENLGQDRKKTDLLNKHIENELQVMHKDSEEAEILNKCQDRDEAVIISLVQEGEEAEILDKDQDNGELEDQEIEETERLQDEDNEEAEILDQENKEGHVTHKDQKREETALASKDIESEEAEILNGNQEYKEVESLNEDQDNEKADILKKHREGGEFEPLNTDEDREETEIEERYLQSEEAMIMQEDQEYSEVENLNMDQDSEEVETLEKKLEREKVETLNEEQETMKAETLIQGQQSEETAILIQDQESKEAEVMNTDQDSAEVHLLNKDWNSNEVQIQSNNKEGEEAEIMSCHQEGEDMEVLNKEQDGEEIMVPDRDLETEEASQVQDFVQTELLNMGQMIEKVGIINQDQEGKEAEMQDQDQDSEELEIWDKGPESEETDRLNQDEEHVEVQLLKKDQDNEEVEFLDQKNKETEIHEDQVREETDLVSIDMETEVQFKVKESERAEILNDNQECVEVELLNKDQDNEKADTLDMKLDSEEAEITNQDQESVEVYIQHEDQNSSDAENLGKYLEREEADITPKDKQREETDLLSADTLSEETEILNKVQDSEEAETLIQGQQSEQTAILIQDQESKEAEVMNTDQDSAEVHLLNKDWNSNEVQIQSNNKEGEEAEILSCHQEGEDMEVLNKEQDGEEIMVPDRDLETEEASQVQDFVQTELLNMGQMIEKVGIINQDQEGMEAEMLDWDQEYVGVELPCTLQYRYKTHLRDAFDKLREVGGSENECDPDTSRAAVEDNEWIWDCELLKEQQYYSGCNEKKESWDIWDETDEAELGPTAYKERRELGSQIDNVIYWQRWSEDEFGRNNETRQILANDLYPIAEENETENNLEYNNVQITQDIAKIQEMPQAADQSNTIIHFIKDNHELKEIQENKCILSEGECAEQRNIVKLMELRGKTEDLKTFGNNKEHQDVETIEGTTGNTMENRQCPATLANAVNQKDSNDLSECFILDGEKQEANAIKQSPDSVLVRSDVLGGGNTDSTWVPEIPNNDDETICTGMAIQRDSIVREMGAMRGRQAMAETAEGLEVIQNAGFQMDGDRIQMQGSCEKDRGDVLEHLQLSMESDTKWDGGTSQGWDTIAMEMEYKEKTQRQNNYEGAGSKKLSEVITQEVIEHSGGTAGQQKGDGKNWDTFEGGLAQGDIALKHSEEESLHTDRAVEDYSNDCPHEKWDKTPVFSQYRGFEELEQKISTDEEKLLAYQGDGLERKTECLDVGPAQGTIQAKETEVGQQKDKGSDLIESEEASTGFSEDSESLIEKLKCDMNVMELLAEQGEKDNERRDEACKDNNQLLTELVEYSKRGSDMKGVDDTSRSSNKQGVSLIQHVNSEDKEKEGVKKREQGTERHRMTPEEVCGEEELRMEAIRIYEEAEQEMSGDVMAEREAAAKEQKHREDKGKEGFRAMGGGIVVTPEDNRQRAIGCLPTGSWSPPISGPDLLYNIVLVGSSSVGKTSFMKRTQSGEFTLDHCATIGLDSCIQSLLVDGRRVLLQLWDTAGQERYHSITKQILRKAQGLLLMYDITCIDSFNSVQYWMSCIQEGATDDVIIMLLGNKNDSFKREVPLHEGERLAKEYRIKFMECSVATGENVTLSMETLARMLKQQTDQKEEAPLILRKEQPKQRSGCC